The Devosia sp. SD17-2 genome includes a region encoding these proteins:
- a CDS encoding YcgN family cysteine cluster protein, which yields MAFWEEKTLEEMSPAEWEALCDGCGRCCLIKLEDEDTGTLITSDVRCKLLDGDTCACTNYPERQKIVPDCIKLTPNNVRDIAWIPTTCAYRRIAEGKGLAWWHPLVSGDPQTVVDVGVSVKGRTFLETEVDADEWEEHAVDWPEFEPPETI from the coding sequence ATGGCCTTCTGGGAAGAAAAAACACTTGAAGAAATGTCGCCAGCGGAGTGGGAAGCGCTCTGCGACGGCTGTGGGCGTTGCTGCCTGATCAAGCTGGAAGATGAAGACACGGGCACGCTGATTACTTCCGACGTCCGCTGCAAACTGCTCGATGGCGACACCTGCGCCTGCACCAACTATCCCGAGCGCCAGAAGATCGTGCCCGACTGCATCAAGCTGACGCCGAACAATGTGCGCGACATCGCCTGGATCCCGACCACATGCGCCTATCGCCGGATTGCCGAGGGCAAGGGGCTGGCCTGGTGGCACCCGCTGGTTTCGGGTGATCCGCAGACCGTGGTGGATGTCGGCGTGTCGGTGAAGGGGCGGACTTTCCTCGAAACCGAGGTCGACGCCGACGAGTGGGAAGAGCATGCCGTAGACTGGCCCGAATTCGAGCCGCCAGAGACGATCTAG
- the chrA gene encoding chromate efflux transporter — translation MLDPQHRNHGSVSEVFLTFLKLGLTSFGGPIAHLGYFRDELVARRKWVSEASYADLLALCQFLPGPASSQVGFALGLKRAGPLGGLAAWAGFTLPSAILLVLFAYGAAALEGPLAQGAIHGLKLVAVAVVAQAVLGMAKSLTPDRQRATIALVGAAMALLVGGAIGQVAAIVAGIVAGLAFCRDGATTDTHADGPVHSRRAGLVALAAFFILLFGLPLLAGLGQGFALFDSFYRAGALVFGGGHVVLPLLDAETVGQGWLGRDAFTAGYGAAQAVPGPLFTFAAYLGAVSGLSPNGVLGAAIALVAIFVPGILLVVAALPFWEELRRQSWAQAGMRGANAAVVGILALALYDPVFTSAVSSPLDFLLAAAGFVALVAWKAPPWLVVVTLAVAGAAIGAWVG, via the coding sequence GTGCTCGACCCGCAACACCGCAACCATGGGTCTGTCTCCGAAGTCTTCCTGACCTTTCTGAAACTCGGCCTCACCAGCTTTGGTGGGCCGATTGCCCATCTGGGGTATTTTCGCGACGAGCTGGTGGCGCGGCGCAAATGGGTGAGTGAAGCCAGCTATGCCGACCTCCTGGCGCTCTGCCAGTTTCTGCCGGGACCGGCGTCGAGCCAGGTTGGTTTCGCGCTTGGGCTAAAACGCGCCGGGCCATTGGGCGGGCTCGCCGCCTGGGCGGGTTTTACGCTGCCGTCGGCGATTCTCCTCGTGCTCTTTGCCTATGGCGCGGCGGCGCTTGAAGGCCCGCTGGCGCAGGGCGCCATCCACGGACTGAAACTCGTCGCTGTCGCCGTGGTGGCGCAGGCCGTTCTGGGCATGGCCAAGAGCCTCACGCCCGACAGGCAGCGGGCCACCATTGCGCTGGTCGGGGCGGCAATGGCCCTGCTCGTTGGCGGTGCCATTGGACAGGTTGCGGCGATCGTCGCCGGAATTGTGGCGGGGCTGGCTTTCTGCCGCGATGGGGCGACGACGGACACCCATGCCGATGGACCGGTTCATTCGCGGCGCGCAGGCCTCGTGGCATTGGCAGCGTTCTTCATTCTCCTGTTCGGCCTGCCGCTGCTGGCCGGCCTCGGGCAGGGTTTTGCCCTGTTTGACAGTTTTTACCGCGCCGGGGCGCTGGTGTTCGGCGGTGGACACGTGGTGCTGCCGCTGCTCGACGCGGAAACAGTGGGGCAGGGCTGGCTCGGCCGGGACGCCTTTACGGCTGGATATGGCGCAGCACAGGCCGTGCCCGGCCCGCTCTTTACCTTTGCCGCCTATCTCGGGGCCGTAAGCGGCCTGTCGCCCAATGGTGTGCTCGGCGCGGCCATCGCGCTGGTCGCCATCTTCGTGCCGGGCATATTGCTGGTCGTCGCGGCACTGCCGTTCTGGGAAGAGCTGCGCCGCCAGAGCTGGGCCCAGGCCGGGATGCGCGGCGCCAATGCGGCAGTGGTCGGCATATTGGCGCTGGCGCTTTATGATCCGGTGTTCACCAGCGCGGTGTCGAGCCCGCTTGATTTCCTGCTGGCGGCGGCAGGCTTTGTGGCGCTGGTCGCCTGGAAGGCGCCGCCCTGGCTGGTCGTCGTGACGCTCGCCGTTGCTGGCGCGGCGATCGGGGCGTGGGTGGGCTGA
- a CDS encoding DUF1214 domain-containing protein: MRFVLRLLLTIAVALGIGFGLSHFALTDGRFFGGNSIGPWVAWPDAGTPQPNPYTRAHLVREAALQMGRAEGLQFIATTDSEGRPLDRVCSYRLVGHVPVSSFWTLVAIDENWINLAAPDAEPAMRSSEVVRDNNGAINVAVSTTLESGTWLEITGKGPFSLALSLYDTTAFSGLGAGNDTMPVILRRACR, translated from the coding sequence GTGCGTTTTGTCCTCCGCCTCCTGCTGACCATTGCTGTCGCGCTCGGCATCGGCTTCGGCCTGAGCCATTTCGCGCTGACCGATGGCCGCTTCTTCGGCGGCAATTCCATCGGCCCGTGGGTCGCCTGGCCCGATGCCGGCACGCCCCAGCCCAATCCCTATACGCGGGCGCATCTCGTGCGCGAGGCCGCCCTGCAGATGGGGCGCGCCGAAGGGCTGCAGTTCATCGCCACCACCGACAGCGAAGGCCGTCCGCTCGACCGGGTCTGTTCCTATCGTCTGGTCGGCCACGTGCCCGTGTCCAGTTTCTGGACCCTGGTGGCGATCGATGAAAACTGGATCAACCTGGCCGCGCCCGATGCCGAGCCCGCCATGCGCTCGAGCGAGGTCGTGCGCGACAATAATGGCGCCATCAATGTCGCCGTCAGCACCACGCTTGAAAGCGGCACCTGGCTCGAAATCACCGGCAAAGGCCCATTCAGCCTCGCCCTCTCGCTTTACGACACCACCGCATTTTCGGGCCTCGGCGCCGGCAATGACACCATGCCCGTCATTCTGCGGAGAGCCTGCCGATGA
- a CDS encoding Hsp70 family protein, with protein sequence MALSCGLDFGTSNSTLSFIAPDGQPSLVPLEGAQATIPSVLFFGFEDDSLHFGRAAVAEYVTGAEGRLMRSLKSVLGTALYADTTRIKAKRLGFGEIIGTFVGEVKRRAEAKLGDELTDVVMGRPVQFVDDDPQADAEAQGQLEAAVRAQGFKNIVFQYEPIAAALDYERHVSGEKLALIVDLGGGTSDFSLVRVSPERAGAADRSSDILATNGVHIGGTDFDRLLAMARVMPELGLGSKTVDGKRYLPVAPYYDLSTWHRINRLYDAKALRDLRSTIREAQEAERVETMVMLVEDRLGHKLIGAVEGAKIALSDHDVTPFSFPVRDAVISTEISVAHLGAALADSVTRLETTIAETLRLAGVATEDIDSLILTGGSTLVPEVSGRLQRLFPDAEVVHTDVLGSVGLGLGLEARRHFGA encoded by the coding sequence ATGGCCCTATCCTGTGGTCTCGACTTCGGGACGTCCAATTCCACGCTGAGCTTTATCGCACCGGACGGACAGCCTTCGCTCGTGCCGCTCGAGGGCGCGCAGGCGACCATTCCCAGCGTGCTGTTTTTCGGCTTCGAGGACGATAGCCTGCACTTCGGTCGCGCTGCCGTGGCCGAATATGTCACCGGCGCCGAAGGGCGGTTGATGCGCTCGCTGAAGAGTGTTCTGGGCACGGCGCTCTACGCCGACACCACCCGCATCAAGGCAAAACGCCTCGGCTTCGGCGAGATCATCGGCACCTTTGTCGGCGAAGTGAAGCGCCGCGCCGAGGCCAAGCTCGGCGATGAGCTGACCGATGTGGTGATGGGACGGCCGGTGCAGTTCGTCGACGACGATCCCCAGGCCGACGCAGAAGCGCAGGGGCAGCTCGAGGCCGCCGTGCGGGCGCAGGGTTTCAAGAATATCGTCTTTCAGTACGAGCCGATCGCCGCAGCGCTCGATTATGAACGCCATGTGTCGGGCGAAAAACTGGCTCTGATCGTCGACCTTGGCGGCGGTACCTCGGACTTTTCGCTGGTGCGCGTCTCGCCCGAGCGGGCAGGGGCGGCAGATCGCTCGAGCGATATCCTGGCGACCAATGGTGTGCATATCGGCGGCACCGATTTCGATCGACTTCTGGCGATGGCGCGGGTGATGCCGGAGCTGGGGCTCGGATCCAAGACTGTCGACGGCAAGCGCTATCTGCCGGTGGCGCCCTATTATGACCTCTCCACCTGGCACCGCATCAACCGGCTCTATGACGCCAAGGCGCTACGTGACCTGCGCTCGACCATTCGCGAGGCCCAAGAGGCGGAGCGGGTCGAAACCATGGTGATGCTGGTCGAGGATCGGCTCGGGCACAAGCTGATCGGCGCGGTAGAAGGGGCGAAGATCGCCCTCTCCGATCATGACGTCACGCCGTTCTCCTTCCCGGTGCGCGATGCGGTGATCTCTACCGAGATTTCGGTCGCTCATCTCGGGGCGGCGCTGGCGGATTCGGTGACGCGGCTCGAGACCACGATTGCCGAGACGCTGCGCCTCGCCGGAGTTGCGACCGAAGACATCGACAGCCTGATCCTGACCGGTGGTTCGACGCTGGTGCCGGAAGTGTCCGGCCGCCTGCAGCGGCTGTTCCCCGATGCCGAAGTGGTGCACACCGACGTGCTCGGCAGCGTGGGGCTCGGCCTTGGGCTCGAAGCGCGGCGGCATTTTGGGGCTTGA
- a CDS encoding PBP1A family penicillin-binding protein: protein MQDPFYTKEKRKKPAGGMLAADAWLDSSLYEFWQTLGRAYTRYQDFMSRFHVSGIKRFFVEILSDAFTFGAIGAVLMTALALPAFDIIARGSFNKAEDYSVVFLDRFGTEIGRRGIRSDDSVALDQMPDYLIKATLATEDRRFYEHFGIDIVGTLRALASNAQGDASTQGGSSLTQQLAKNLFLSAERTLERKIIEAYLAIWLEWHYSKDEILKLYFDRAYMGGGNFGVTAASEFYFGKRVQDINLAEAAMLAGMFKAPTRYAPHVDLAAARGRANLVLSNLVASGFLTEGQVTAARRHPAAPIDRTADVNSPNYFLDWAFEEAKRIIDDTNAPGNNFVVRTTIDTTLQQYAEEAITSVVREQGEQYRVSQAAMVATDTQGAVRAMVGGVDYGKSQFNRAIVSTRQPGSSYKVFVYAEALEQLGLKPSDPITDRPVCIGDWCPQNYGRNYKGTVSLESAFAQSLNTVPVTLSIKTGREPIAQLSYKMGLRQEYPVTRSLALGVASVSVLDMTSSYAVFANHGLKTPAYGITRMTTLAGDLVWEYDDDAPRERVLSEQTVAYMNQMMRTVVTGGTGRRADVPGVPVLGKTGTTTSYRDAWFTGLTGNFVAAVWFGNDDYRPTNNLTGGLLPTIAWQKFMAYAHTNIKVEPIAGVNFEPTQTMVADTDADALAEEIEQRPPSLKPGAARKLLDLAERLDTTLRNATPLSDQAALPPPALEGGV from the coding sequence GTGCAGGATCCGTTCTATACCAAGGAAAAGCGGAAAAAACCGGCTGGCGGCATGCTGGCGGCGGACGCCTGGCTGGATTCCTCGCTTTACGAGTTCTGGCAAACCCTTGGCCGGGCCTATACGCGCTACCAGGACTTCATGTCCAGGTTCCACGTCTCGGGCATAAAGCGCTTCTTTGTCGAGATCCTCTCGGACGCCTTTACCTTCGGGGCCATCGGCGCGGTGCTGATGACGGCGCTCGCCCTGCCCGCCTTCGACATCATCGCCCGCGGCTCGTTCAACAAGGCCGAGGACTATTCCGTCGTCTTCCTTGATCGCTTCGGCACCGAGATCGGCCGGCGCGGCATTCGCTCGGATGACAGCGTCGCCCTCGATCAAATGCCCGACTATCTGATCAAGGCCACGCTCGCGACCGAGGACCGGCGCTTCTACGAGCATTTCGGCATCGACATCGTCGGCACGCTGCGCGCCCTGGCCTCCAACGCCCAGGGCGACGCCTCTACCCAGGGCGGCTCCTCGCTCACCCAGCAGCTGGCGAAAAACCTCTTCCTCTCGGCCGAGCGCACGCTCGAGCGCAAGATCATCGAGGCCTATCTCGCCATCTGGCTCGAGTGGCACTATTCCAAGGACGAGATCCTCAAGCTTTATTTTGACCGCGCCTATATGGGCGGCGGCAATTTCGGCGTCACCGCGGCCTCCGAATTCTACTTTGGCAAACGCGTGCAGGACATCAACCTTGCCGAAGCGGCCATGCTGGCGGGCATGTTCAAGGCCCCGACGCGCTACGCACCCCATGTCGACCTCGCCGCCGCCCGCGGCCGTGCCAATCTCGTGCTGTCCAATCTCGTGGCCTCCGGTTTCCTCACCGAAGGCCAGGTCACCGCCGCGCGCCGCCACCCGGCTGCCCCGATCGACCGCACTGCCGACGTCAATTCGCCGAACTATTTCCTCGACTGGGCCTTTGAGGAAGCCAAGCGCATCATCGACGACACCAATGCGCCGGGGAACAATTTCGTCGTCCGCACCACGATCGATACCACGCTCCAGCAATATGCCGAGGAGGCCATCACTTCGGTGGTGCGCGAACAGGGCGAGCAATATCGCGTCAGCCAGGCCGCCATGGTCGCCACCGACACCCAGGGCGCTGTGCGCGCCATGGTCGGAGGCGTCGACTACGGCAAGAGCCAGTTCAACCGAGCCATTGTCTCCACCCGCCAGCCGGGCTCGTCCTACAAGGTCTTCGTCTATGCCGAGGCGCTCGAACAGCTGGGCCTCAAACCCTCCGACCCGATCACTGACCGCCCGGTCTGCATCGGCGACTGGTGCCCACAGAACTATGGCCGCAACTACAAGGGCACGGTCAGCCTCGAAAGCGCCTTCGCGCAATCGCTCAACACGGTCCCTGTCACCCTCTCGATCAAGACCGGCCGCGAGCCCATCGCCCAGCTCAGCTACAAGATGGGCCTCCGCCAGGAATACCCGGTCACCCGCTCGCTGGCGCTTGGCGTCGCCTCCGTCTCGGTGCTCGATATGACCTCGTCCTATGCGGTCTTTGCCAATCACGGCCTCAAGACCCCGGCCTATGGCATCACCCGCATGACCACACTCGCGGGTGATCTTGTCTGGGAATATGACGACGACGCCCCGCGCGAACGCGTCCTCTCCGAGCAGACCGTGGCCTATATGAACCAGATGATGCGCACGGTCGTCACCGGCGGCACCGGCCGCCGCGCCGACGTGCCGGGTGTTCCCGTGCTCGGCAAGACCGGCACCACCACCTCCTATCGCGATGCCTGGTTCACCGGCCTCACCGGCAATTTCGTCGCCGCCGTCTGGTTCGGCAATGACGACTACCGCCCCACCAACAACCTCACCGGCGGCCTCCTGCCCACCATCGCCTGGCAGAAGTTCATGGCCTATGCCCACACCAATATCAAAGTCGAGCCGATTGCCGGGGTCAATTTCGAGCCCACCCAGACCATGGTTGCCGACACGGATGCCGATGCGCTCGCCGAAGAGATCGAGCAGCGTCCGCCCAGCCTCAAGCCCGGCGCGGCGCGAAAACTCCTCGACCTCGCCGAACGCCTCGACACCACACTGCGCAATGCCACCCCGCTCAGCGACCAGGCCGCCCTGCCCCCACCCGCCCTTGAAGGCGGGGTCTGA
- a CDS encoding DUF1254 domain-containing protein: MIRTLLWLIGGVLLGGIIHLVVILSMPLLAEETTATRLARLEAANRMLILPRVEQGQPNPLRLDPELVYGLCQVDLSEGPAYLSGMLPDAFWSVALYNSAGNVFYSTTNRDGIGQTLEIGIFNAAQTRLLARQQLDIAEGLLVVESTSDRIVVLVRLAPPHEAMRPRFAERLQSVRCGPRPS; encoded by the coding sequence ATGATCCGCACCCTGCTCTGGCTCATCGGTGGCGTCCTGCTCGGTGGCATCATCCACCTCGTGGTCATCCTCTCCATGCCGCTTCTGGCCGAGGAAACCACGGCGACGCGGCTGGCGCGGCTTGAGGCGGCCAATCGCATGCTGATCCTGCCCCGGGTCGAACAGGGCCAGCCCAATCCGCTGCGGCTCGATCCGGAACTGGTCTATGGTCTCTGCCAGGTCGATCTTTCCGAGGGTCCGGCCTATCTCAGCGGCATGCTGCCTGACGCCTTCTGGTCGGTCGCCCTCTACAACAGCGCCGGCAATGTCTTCTATTCCACCACCAATCGCGACGGCATCGGCCAGACGCTGGAGATCGGCATCTTCAATGCCGCCCAGACGCGCCTGCTCGCCCGCCAGCAGCTCGACATCGCCGAAGGGCTCCTCGTGGTGGAATCCACCAGCGACCGCATTGTCGTGCTCGTGCGCCTCGCCCCACCCCACGAAGCCATGCGCCCCCGCTTCGCCGAACGCCTCCAATCCGTCCGCTGCGGCCCCCGCCCCAGCTGA
- a CDS encoding IS5 family transposase (programmed frameshift), giving the protein MSDAEWAFFEPFVVEKGPRRGRRPRDHRLVLDGVFWIARTGTAWRDLHSHFGPWNSVYRQFRRWTQAGIWDVMLEALNETGAGNDSVQMIDSTIIRAHQHAAGAKKGDADQSLGRSRGGFSTKIHLRSNALGLPVAVTLSGGQVSDVKGYVPIMDQPGPRPCVLLADKGYDADFILADLEARGVAAVIPAKRNRKVQSVIDGHIYALRNLVERCFSKLKHSRRLATRYDKTADSFLGFVLVASIRLWVRHFVHTT; this is encoded by the exons ATGTCAGATGCAGAGTGGGCCTTCTTCGAACCGTTCGTGGTGGAGAAGGGTCCGAGACGAGGTCGGCGGCCGCGTGATCATCGGCTGGTGCTGGATGGGGTGTTCTGGATAGCCCGCACGGGAACCGCCTGGCGGGATCTGCACAGCCATTTTGGCCCATGGAACTCAGTCTATCGCCAGTTCCGGCGTTGGACGCAGGCGGGGATCTGGGATGTGATGCTGGAGGCCTTGAACGAGACGGGAGCGGGTAACGATAGCGTTCAGATGATCGACTCTACCATCATCCGCGCCCATCAGCACGCCGCCGGC GCTAAAAAAGGGGATGCGGACCAAAGTCTTGGCCGCTCTCGTGGTGGTTTCTCGACCAAGATCCATCTCCGCAGCAACGCTCTCGGCCTCCCTGTCGCGGTCACGCTGAGCGGCGGACAGGTCTCCGACGTGAAAGGCTACGTGCCGATCATGGACCAGCCCGGTCCGAGACCCTGCGTGCTGCTCGCCGACAAGGGATACGACGCCGACTTCATCCTGGCTGACCTGGAGGCCCGCGGCGTGGCCGCTGTCATTCCGGCCAAACGAAACCGCAAGGTTCAGTCCGTTATCGACGGCCATATCTATGCCTTGAGAAACCTCGTCGAGCGATGCTTCTCAAAGCTCAAGCACAGCCGCCGCTTAGCCACGCGATACGACAAAACCGCCGATAGCTTCCTCGGCTTCGTTCTCGTCGCGTCGATCCGGTTGTGGGTCAGACACTTTGTCCACACAACCTAG
- a CDS encoding diguanylate cyclase encodes MSMMDLSQGDSFWARIRALLQLTPAGRADAYAAIGSRNGQNRPLDEEMRRCWALAAERHVSLCVMTLEIDCFAEYLAAYGRDASEDCMDALAGAIRSVVGDDGARCLRLGQAGFVVILPDLPVLMARSLAGKIMKAVRLEGLVNKESHSGIVTLGCGIAVVNPAGAFTPHVIEAAMATLRRAQRHGLSRIETTDLRVGETRVVEAA; translated from the coding sequence ATGAGCATGATGGACCTTTCGCAGGGCGACAGTTTCTGGGCCAGAATTCGGGCCCTGCTGCAACTGACACCCGCCGGCCGCGCCGATGCATACGCGGCGATCGGGTCCCGCAACGGCCAGAACCGTCCGCTCGACGAAGAAATGCGCCGCTGCTGGGCGCTGGCCGCCGAACGTCACGTTTCGCTCTGCGTCATGACCCTCGAAATCGACTGCTTTGCCGAATATCTCGCCGCCTATGGGCGCGACGCCAGCGAAGACTGCATGGACGCGCTCGCAGGCGCGATCCGCTCGGTGGTGGGCGATGATGGCGCGCGGTGCCTGCGCCTCGGCCAGGCGGGCTTTGTGGTGATCCTTCCGGACCTGCCAGTGCTGATGGCCCGCAGCCTCGCCGGCAAGATCATGAAGGCCGTGCGGCTTGAGGGCCTGGTCAACAAGGAAAGCCATTCGGGCATCGTCACGCTGGGCTGCGGCATCGCCGTCGTCAATCCGGCCGGAGCCTTCACCCCGCATGTGATCGAGGCCGCCATGGCGACGCTGCGGCGCGCCCAGCGTCACGGCCTTTCCCGCATCGAAACCACCGATCTGCGCGTCGGCGAAACGCGGGTTGTCGAAGCCGCCTGA